The following coding sequences lie in one Candidatus Paceibacter sp. genomic window:
- a CDS encoding type II/IV secretion system protein produces the protein MKVESKKLKLFLLDSGLVAAKDVAEAEKKAKREDLDLKEVLLNEGKISEDDLRRMEAYILGIPFVSLEKEKIDFKVLSLIPEPLARNHNIVAYNKKEDELEVAMLDPEDLETIDFIKKKSNLKILPRLTSRKSIKSALSQYQESLQAEFDNIVKKEAGSLKIVSDKDGAEAAGDDLKKLAEDVPIVRIVDTLLRHAILQRASDIHIEPQEKDLVVRYRVDGVLRDAMILPRHVASGITARIKILSNLKIDEKRLPQDGRFKIETAEDKVSFRVSVLPVFHGEKIVMRILLENSKGFTFETLGFAPSQIEEFHRAINKPTGMILVTGPTGSGKTTTLYTAMDILNTPDVNISTIEDPIEYQIPRVNQTQVRPDIGFTFANGLRSLVRQDPDIIMVGEIRDSETASLAVNAALTGHLVLSTLHTNSAAGAVPRLLDMGVEPFLLASTLNVVIAQRLVRVLCPGKEKYFLSKEQYEALKKEADLERVADFMVKEKLAEKGTTLDKLPFYRPKPSGECADGYSSRIGVHEILSVNESIKNLIMSNATSGDIEKQAKKEGMMTMLEDGIMKSAQGVTTLEEVLRVTSE, from the coding sequence ATGAAAGTTGAGTCCAAAAAATTGAAGCTTTTTTTGCTGGACAGCGGATTGGTTGCCGCCAAGGACGTCGCCGAGGCTGAGAAGAAAGCCAAGAGGGAAGACCTTGATTTGAAGGAAGTTTTGCTTAACGAAGGAAAAATTTCCGAAGACGATTTAAGAAGAATGGAAGCCTACATTTTAGGCATCCCGTTCGTCAGTCTGGAAAAAGAAAAAATAGATTTCAAAGTTTTGAGCCTTATACCTGAACCGCTCGCCCGCAACCACAACATCGTGGCTTATAATAAAAAAGAAGACGAGCTGGAGGTGGCGATGCTTGACCCGGAAGATTTGGAAACGATTGACTTCATCAAGAAAAAATCAAATCTCAAAATTCTGCCCAGGCTCACCAGCCGCAAATCCATCAAGTCCGCCCTTTCCCAATACCAGGAAAGTCTGCAGGCGGAGTTTGACAACATCGTCAAAAAAGAGGCCGGATCGCTTAAAATCGTCAGCGATAAAGACGGCGCGGAAGCTGCCGGAGACGACCTTAAAAAACTGGCCGAGGATGTTCCTATCGTCAGAATCGTGGACACGCTTTTGCGCCACGCCATTCTGCAGCGGGCCAGCGACATCCACATAGAACCGCAGGAAAAAGATTTAGTGGTGCGTTACCGCGTGGACGGGGTTTTGCGCGACGCAATGATTTTGCCGCGGCACGTCGCCTCCGGCATCACCGCCAGAATAAAAATACTCTCTAACCTGAAGATAGACGAAAAAAGGTTGCCCCAGGACGGACGCTTCAAGATAGAAACCGCGGAAGACAAGGTTTCTTTCCGTGTTTCCGTTTTGCCGGTTTTTCACGGAGAGAAAATCGTGATGAGAATTTTGCTGGAAAATTCCAAAGGCTTCACCTTTGAGACGCTCGGCTTTGCTCCCAGCCAGATAGAGGAATTTCACCGCGCCATCAACAAGCCGACGGGTATGATTTTAGTCACCGGACCGACCGGCTCCGGCAAGACCACCACGCTCTACACGGCGATGGATATTTTGAACACGCCCGACGTCAATATCTCCACCATTGAGGACCCGATAGAATACCAGATACCCAGAGTTAATCAGACGCAGGTCCGGCCGGACATCGGATTTACTTTCGCCAACGGCTTGAGGTCGCTGGTCAGGCAGGACCCGGATATAATAATGGTGGGAGAGATAAGAGACAGCGAGACGGCCTCACTGGCGGTCAATGCCGCCCTGACCGGGCATCTCGTTCTTTCCACTTTGCACACCAACTCCGCCGCCGGAGCCGTGCCAAGGCTTCTGGATATGGGCGTGGAGCCGTTTTTGCTTGCCTCAACTCTTAACGTCGTCATCGCCCAAAGGCTGGTGCGTGTGCTTTGCCCCGGCAAGGAAAAATATTTTCTAAGCAAAGAGCAGTACGAAGCCTTGAAAAAGGAAGCCGACTTGGAAAGGGTGGCTGATTTTATGGTTAAGGAAAAGCTGGCGGAGAAAGGAACGACTTTGGACAAACTGCCGTTTTACCGGCCGAAGCCGTCCGGCGAGTGCGCCGACGGCTACTCCAGCCGGATAGGCGTCCATGAAATTTTAAGCGTCAACGAGTCCATCAAAAACCTGATAATGTCCAACGCCACCTCCGGCGACATAGAAAAACAGGCCAAAAAAGAGGGAATGATGACGATGCTGGAAGACGGAATTATGAAGTCGGCCCAGGGAGTGACCACGCTGGAGGAAGTGTTAAGAGTCACCAGCGAATAA
- a CDS encoding GNAT family N-acetyltransferase, producing the protein MEKFDFSKIEDQKKIDNLPEKEREEIIDEAHKKATEMQEKIEFGEVNNYSQAIKLIEKEEKEEMALTPEQITEKMLNLLKDIDPQKNIKVVYYTTTASPYMYATNGNMRRYDEIDIKKAESFGKKLVKQNFPLNEIIKSDEFQRVIKEKLINLFQLHESDDNSLYSPRIINISTHKILSFIDLFPITQETALDKKLQSVVAGRMHELISKKYEDNYCATPGYSDTVNAMLNSCKLKEKFFVPDEIVPMMVIKNKVESAIRDEFKNAIRVKQKFFEEKWSVNYIKSWFTNFSNIKKEINLSDDFLYSKKIQKDVENILLKSLEQEDYEFLAETKDKFPIALETINSIKKNAEEKIIKKLSNDGADLEGILTIRNVFDIPFSASVRQAAEEGFTLRLKNNSFYGADKIKESFSLPEEFVQRSIKEAFVGCIKDGLVNKANKIKEKFSLTKEWLLTSEVQQAAKEGYISCLKNGRHHVASEIKERFSVVIQPSEIIDQIPDIKDLISQIQPISPQFYDQAHKSLDTLLFLFEFAKDPDEFLRDIQKNPFLANAVMENPKFGSKLLVKFPQFDELSKQNIKTLFEAKKEILKENPGIDPESLESRQLMQEKLKSYENNPEILSDIERSGINIDRWLNYQETRYFSLESGKSKLAFSETIATPINRIKETIDSYTYKIKEVLKNYQKELAQFQIPLEDPKEIEGKIAKMRMEMEKARNEGNDKKAQGIQKGIDGLSQKLASLKTVSSWDKLLGDIADFSQLKNDVFKSQENLIKAENEFAEKSSGKAPSGKEIQEAKQKIAKSKEELRLKFDALEKRVEEFKEKMPDIISPALGKERAGSLTQEIDEAVAEQFDHYRTDRTAIANLFSEKSDKEKDKLDSQPMSIFVWARNPDIDLYQGNYSDCCIKINSEHMGAESTIADYNTDLGVQIVNIWDEAKSEPVTAAWCWIGKGEEGEGPVLVVDNIESNTVYSGNYPEQLKKELVDYLKDYDKAIGAKKVVLGKANNDLPTSAELNKMADDSVKYEKLGGYNRAGGYLLEAEDKSVKIIWEAEKKTVKKEKSRPEETKTKIEFKDLDTRALSKNDFETIKRLERKIYRGTDLIHGEAMIQDIKDSNGLDYSTIAYGINPKTGKKEAVAYAVAIEDETDESDKSIYLEDIAVLPEAQRQGLGWRILRELVEKLKAKAAEERKPVLFDMHLREDSQRLLERHRQDLEEIGVKLIEEALVADYYDEGEDALYQVYEVR; encoded by the coding sequence ATGGAAAAATTTGATTTCTCAAAAATTGAAGACCAAAAGAAAATTGATAATTTGCCTGAAAAAGAGAGGGAGGAAATTATTGATGAGGCGCATAAAAAGGCCACAGAAATGCAGGAAAAAATAGAATTCGGCGAAGTTAATAATTATAGTCAGGCGATAAAATTGATAGAGAAGGAAGAAAAAGAAGAAATGGCCTTAACCCCGGAGCAGATAACTGAAAAGATGTTAAATTTACTGAAAGACATAGATCCGCAAAAAAATATTAAGGTTGTTTATTATACAACTACGGCTTCCCCTTATATGTATGCTACCAATGGTAACATGAGAAGATATGACGAAATAGATATAAAAAAAGCTGAATCTTTTGGAAAAAAATTAGTTAAACAAAATTTTCCGCTCAATGAGATTATTAAAAGTGATGAATTTCAGAGAGTAATCAAAGAAAAACTGATTAATTTGTTTCAGCTGCATGAATCTGATGATAACAGCCTTTATTCACCCCGGATAATAAATATTAGTACACACAAAATACTCAGTTTTATTGACCTGTTCCCTATTACGCAGGAGACGGCTTTAGATAAAAAACTTCAGAGCGTTGTTGCTGGAAGAATGCATGAACTTATAAGCAAAAAATACGAAGATAACTATTGTGCAACTCCTGGTTATTCTGACACAGTTAATGCTATGCTAAATTCGTGTAAATTGAAAGAAAAATTTTTTGTACCTGATGAGATTGTTCCTATGATGGTAATCAAAAATAAAGTTGAAAGTGCAATCAGAGACGAGTTTAAAAATGCAATTAGAGTTAAACAGAAATTTTTTGAAGAAAAATGGTCAGTAAATTATATAAAATCATGGTTTACAAATTTTTCCAACATTAAAAAAGAAATTAATTTATCTGATGATTTTTTATATTCCAAAAAGATACAAAAAGATGTTGAAAATATTTTACTCAAATCTTTAGAACAAGAAGATTATGAATTTTTAGCTGAGACAAAAGACAAATTTCCAATAGCTCTAGAAACTATTAATTCTATAAAAAAGAATGCTGAGGAAAAAATAATTAAAAAACTGTCTAACGATGGTGCTGATTTAGAAGGCATACTAACAATTCGGAATGTGTTTGACATACCTTTCTCCGCAAGTGTTCGGCAGGCCGCCGAAGAGGGTTTTACTCTTCGTCTTAAAAATAATTCATTTTACGGTGCCGATAAAATCAAAGAAAGTTTTTCTTTGCCTGAAGAATTTGTCCAGCGATCCATCAAAGAAGCATTTGTTGGCTGCATTAAAGATGGTTTGGTTAATAAAGCTAATAAAATTAAAGAAAAATTTTCCTTAACCAAGGAGTGGTTATTAACTTCAGAAGTTCAGCAAGCCGCTAAAGAAGGATACATTAGCTGCCTTAAAAATGGCAGACACCATGTTGCATCCGAAATTAAAGAAAGATTTTCTGTAGTCATTCAGCCTTCTGAAATAATTGATCAAATCCCCGACATTAAAGACCTGATTTCTCAAATTCAACCCATCTCTCCTCAATTTTATGATCAAGCTCATAAATCTTTAGATACTCTGCTTTTTCTTTTTGAGTTTGCAAAAGACCCTGATGAATTTCTGCGAGATATTCAAAAAAACCCTTTTCTTGCCAATGCGGTAATGGAGAATCCGAAATTCGGTTCAAAATTACTCGTGAAGTTTCCGCAGTTTGATGAGTTGTCCAAGCAAAACATTAAAACTCTTTTTGAGGCCAAGAAGGAGATTTTGAAAGAAAATCCCGGCATTGATCCGGAGTCTTTGGAATCTCGGCAATTGATGCAGGAGAAACTAAAGAGTTACGAAAACAATCCCGAAATACTCTCTGACATTGAAAGAAGCGGAATCAATATTGACCGGTGGCTTAATTATCAAGAAACCCGTTACTTTTCTCTTGAGTCGGGCAAAAGCAAGTTGGCCTTTTCTGAAACCATTGCCACCCCGATAAACAGAATTAAAGAAACCATTGACAGCTATACTTATAAAATCAAAGAAGTTCTCAAGAATTATCAGAAAGAACTTGCGCAATTTCAGATACCTCTTGAAGATCCGAAAGAAATTGAGGGCAAGATCGCCAAGATGAGAATGGAAATGGAAAAAGCGAGAAACGAAGGGAACGACAAAAAAGCGCAAGGCATTCAGAAGGGCATAGACGGGCTTAGTCAAAAGTTAGCTAGCCTCAAAACAGTTTCATCCTGGGATAAATTATTGGGCGACATCGCCGACTTTTCGCAATTAAAAAATGATGTTTTCAAGTCTCAAGAAAACTTGATCAAGGCCGAAAACGAATTTGCGGAAAAATCTTCCGGCAAAGCTCCTTCGGGCAAAGAAATCCAAGAAGCCAAACAGAAGATAGCCAAGAGTAAGGAAGAATTGAGGCTGAAATTTGACGCGCTTGAAAAGAGAGTGGAAGAATTTAAAGAGAAAATGCCGGACATCATTTCTCCGGCTTTGGGCAAAGAAAGAGCAGGCTCGCTGACGCAAGAAATAGATGAGGCTGTTGCCGAACAGTTTGACCATTACAGAACAGATCGGACCGCTATTGCCAATCTTTTTTCCGAGAAGAGCGACAAAGAAAAAGACAAGCTGGACAGTCAGCCGATGAGTATATTTGTATGGGCGAGAAATCCCGATATTGATTTATATCAAGGCAACTATTCCGATTGCTGCATTAAGATAAACAGCGAGCATATGGGAGCGGAATCAACTATCGCCGACTACAACACTGATCTTGGTGTTCAGATCGTCAATATCTGGGATGAAGCCAAGAGCGAACCAGTAACGGCGGCCTGGTGTTGGATTGGTAAGGGCGAAGAGGGGGAAGGACCGGTTTTGGTGGTTGATAACATTGAATCTAATACTGTTTACAGCGGTAATTATCCCGAACAGCTAAAAAAAGAACTGGTTGATTATCTGAAAGATTACGACAAAGCAATAGGAGCCAAAAAAGTGGTGTTAGGCAAAGCGAACAATGATTTGCCTACTTCGGCAGAACTGAACAAGATGGCGGATGATTCAGTTAAATACGAAAAATTAGGAGGATATAACCGGGCAGGCGGTTATTTATTGGAAGCTGAAGATAAGAGCGTAAAAATAATATGGGAAGCTGAGAAGAAAACGGTTAAAAAAGAAAAAAGCAGGCCAGAAGAAACTAAAACTAAAATAGAATTTAAAGACCTAGATACAAGAGCTCTAAGCAAAAATGATTTTGAAACAATAAAAAGGTTGGAGAGAAAAATTTATCGTGGCACGGATTTAATTCACGGCGAAGCGATGATTCAGGACATAAAAGACAGCAACGGGCTAGACTATTCGACTATAGCCTACGGCATTAATCCCAAGACTGGCAAGAAAGAAGCTGTTGCCTATGCGGTTGCCATAGAGGATGAAACGGATGAAAGCGACAAATCAATTTACCTGGAAGATATCGCTGTTTTGCCCGAAGCGCAGAGGCAAGGCTTGGGCTGGAGAATTCTTAGAGAATTGGTGGAGAAATTAAAGGCAAAGGCGGCAGAAGAAAGAAAGCCTGTTCTTTTTGACATGCATCTTAGGGAGGATTCGCAAAGGCTACTTGAGAGACATCGCCAAGATCTTGAAGAAATTGGCGTTAAGCTCATTGAGGAGGCGCTGGTGGCGGATTATTATGATGAAGGTGAAGACGCGCTTTATCAGGTTTATGAGGTAAGATAA
- a CDS encoding type II secretion system F family protein, protein MIFEYKAKKISGEDTGGEIDAGDKFEAAHKLRERGEIPVSIIEKGKKGDLRSLLAGIGFISAAEKIMFSKNLGVMISAGLPLARALEILSRQTKNKVFAKIIAALLEDAKKGVALSEAMKKRPGTFSKLFTAMVRTGEESGRLSDSLKTAGQQMEKDYILFKKIRGAMIYPCVILLAMLGIGAFMFVYVVPTLVSTFKDMNMELPLSTKVIIFISETLTGHTILFLAVLVFILAAAVWFLRSENGRKALGFLMLNAPIISPVAKKLYSARTSRTLSSLVSSGINIVEALTITKDVLQNSDYKKILNNAIEDVQKGVPISNAFKQAPKYYPVMVGEMMAVGEETGKVGEMLERVASFYEDEVAEATKNITTIIEPFLMLLIGGAVGFFALSMIRPMYSVMNGI, encoded by the coding sequence ATGATTTTTGAATACAAAGCCAAAAAAATATCGGGCGAAGACACGGGCGGGGAAATAGACGCGGGAGACAAGTTCGAGGCCGCCCATAAACTCCGCGAGAGAGGAGAAATACCGGTTTCCATAATAGAAAAAGGAAAGAAAGGCGACTTGCGCTCGCTTCTGGCCGGAATCGGATTTATTTCCGCGGCGGAGAAGATAATGTTTTCCAAAAATTTGGGAGTGATGATTTCGGCCGGGTTGCCGCTTGCCCGGGCGCTGGAAATTTTAAGCCGCCAGACCAAAAACAAAGTTTTCGCCAAAATCATAGCGGCGCTTTTGGAGGATGCCAAAAAAGGAGTCGCCCTAAGCGAGGCGATGAAAAAGCGCCCGGGAACGTTTTCCAAACTTTTTACGGCCATGGTAAGAACGGGCGAAGAGAGCGGAAGATTGAGCGACTCTTTAAAGACGGCCGGCCAGCAGATGGAAAAAGATTACATCCTGTTTAAGAAAATAAGAGGAGCGATGATTTATCCGTGCGTGATTCTTCTGGCCATGCTCGGCATCGGCGCCTTTATGTTCGTCTACGTGGTGCCAACCCTCGTTTCCACTTTCAAAGATATGAATATGGAGCTGCCTTTGAGCACCAAAGTGATAATTTTTATAAGCGAAACACTGACCGGGCACACTATTTTATTTCTGGCCGTTCTTGTTTTTATTCTGGCCGCCGCGGTATGGTTTTTGCGCTCGGAAAATGGCCGGAAGGCTCTCGGTTTTTTGATGCTCAACGCGCCGATAATTTCTCCGGTGGCCAAAAAACTTTATTCCGCCAGGACGAGCCGGACGCTTTCTTCGTTGGTGAGCTCCGGAATCAACATCGTGGAGGCGCTTACAATTACCAAAGACGTTCTGCAAAATAGCGATTACAAAAAAATACTGAACAACGCCATTGAAGACGTGCAGAAAGGCGTGCCTATTTCTAACGCTTTCAAACAGGCGCCGAAATATTATCCGGTGATGGTTGGGGAAATGATGGCGGTAGGCGAAGAAACCGGAAAAGTCGGCGAGATGCTGGAAAGGGTGGCCTCTTTTTACGAGGACGAAGTAGCCGAGGCGACCAAAAACATCACCACGATCATAGAGCCGTTTCTGATGCTGCTCATCGGCGGAGCGGTCGGGTTTTTCGCCTTGTCCATGATAAGGCCGATGTACTCGGTGATGAATGGAATATGA
- a CDS encoding type II secretion system protein, whose translation MPKSKFQKVKEKKRGFSLLEIIVVLAIIGLMAAAIIFPLSSLRNGRLLEAAADQIVSMLSDARFKTLNSENASQYGVHFEANKTVLFKGASYSSADSYNETSILHPVLEISPVSLNGGGADVVFQRLTGKTGNYGSVGVRLKDDVSKIKTITIKPTGVTDAR comes from the coding sequence ATGCCAAAATCCAAATTCCAAAAAGTTAAAGAGAAAAAAAGAGGTTTCAGTCTTCTGGAAATCATTGTGGTTCTGGCTATTATCGGATTGATGGCGGCGGCCATTATTTTCCCTTTGTCGTCTTTGCGAAACGGGCGGTTGCTGGAGGCCGCGGCGGACCAGATTGTTTCCATGCTAAGCGATGCCAGGTTTAAAACCTTAAATTCTGAAAACGCTTCGCAATACGGAGTGCATTTTGAGGCGAACAAGACCGTGTTGTTCAAAGGCGCCAGCTATTCCAGCGCCGACAGCTACAACGAAACTTCCATTTTGCATCCGGTTCTGGAGATATCGCCCGTTTCTTTAAACGGCGGCGGAGCGGATGTCGTCTTCCAAAGGCTTACGGGAAAAACCGGTAATTATGGCAGCGTCGGGGTAAGGCTAAAGGATGATGTTTCCAAGATAAAAACGATAACCATCAAACCGACCGGAGTGACCGACGCGCGGTAA
- a CDS encoding inorganic diphosphatase: protein MSLLNIKIGDKAPEIINVVIEIPKDSQNKYEIDKQTGIISLDRVLYSPVHYPADYGFIPETKAEDGDPADVMVLGSDPLFPGCVARVRPIGILRMIDAGEQDNKILGVQADNPRFDAIKDISDIEKLHTHSLKEIAHFFQTYKELQGKKVEILGWENSSAAKKEIERAMEMYK, encoded by the coding sequence ATGTCGTTATTAAACATCAAAATCGGAGACAAGGCGCCGGAAATTATCAACGTCGTAATTGAGATTCCCAAAGACAGCCAGAATAAATACGAGATAGATAAACAAACGGGAATAATCTCGCTGGACCGGGTTCTCTACTCCCCCGTCCATTATCCCGCCGACTACGGATTCATACCAGAAACCAAAGCCGAGGACGGCGACCCGGCGGATGTGATGGTCTTGGGCAGCGATCCGCTATTTCCCGGCTGTGTGGCCAGGGTCCGACCGATAGGAATACTTAGGATGATTGATGCCGGCGAACAGGACAACAAAATTCTGGGCGTGCAGGCGGACAACCCACGCTTTGACGCCATCAAAGACATCTCCGACATAGAGAAACTGCACACTCATTCGCTTAAAGAAATCGCCCACTTCTTCCAGACCTACAAAGAATTGCAAGGCAAAAAAGTAGAAATATTAGGCTGGGAAAACTCCTCGGCGGCCAAGAAAGAAATAGAAAGAGCGATGGAGATGTATAAGTAA
- a CDS encoding triose-phosphate isomerase, whose translation MAKKIIVANWKMNPASAEEAKKIFGGIKKAAAKAKGVEVVVCPPFVYLSELGSFASKLELGAQDVFYEEKGAYTGEISPVMLKKDGVKYVIVGHSERRKMGETDEIMNKKTRAGLEAGLKIIFCVGEKARDADGLYFDEVRKQIENGLKGVKSKLLEGLVIAYEPVWSVSSGGKLTPDDPESVFKMSLFIRKKLLSFGDSFARGVPILYGGSVDSSTAGEFIGKGRVQGLLVGQKSLDPEEFGKILEVASNAEAAK comes from the coding sequence ATGGCCAAAAAAATAATCGTCGCCAACTGGAAGATGAATCCGGCTTCGGCGGAAGAAGCCAAAAAAATTTTCGGCGGAATCAAGAAGGCCGCGGCGAAAGCCAAAGGCGTTGAGGTTGTCGTCTGTCCGCCGTTCGTTTATTTATCGGAACTTGGAAGCTTCGCTTCCAAGTTGGAGCTCGGCGCGCAGGATGTTTTTTACGAGGAAAAAGGAGCTTATACCGGAGAAATATCGCCGGTGATGCTGAAGAAAGACGGCGTTAAGTACGTCATTGTCGGCCATTCGGAGCGGCGCAAAATGGGGGAGACGGACGAGATTATGAACAAGAAAACAAGAGCTGGGCTGGAAGCCGGTCTGAAAATTATTTTTTGCGTCGGAGAAAAGGCGAGAGACGCCGATGGATTGTATTTTGACGAGGTAAGAAAACAGATTGAAAACGGATTAAAGGGCGTAAAAAGCAAATTGCTTGAAGGTTTGGTTATAGCCTACGAGCCGGTCTGGTCCGTAAGCTCCGGCGGCAAACTTACTCCCGACGACCCGGAGTCGGTTTTTAAAATGTCGCTTTTTATCCGGAAAAAATTGCTGTCTTTCGGCGACTCTTTTGCCAGGGGTGTGCCCATTCTTTACGGCGGCTCGGTTGACTCTTCCACGGCCGGAGAATTTATCGGCAAAGGGCGGGTTCAGGGATTGCTTGTCGGGCAGAAAAGTTTGGATCCGGAAGAGTTTGGGAAGATTTTAGAGGTTGCAAGCAATGCTGAAGCTGCAAAATAA
- the nusA gene encoding transcription termination/antitermination protein NusA translates to MDLKALQTALHQLETERGIPKDKIVRTIEDALAAAYKKDYGKKGQIIRAVFNPENGEMSFSQIKYIVDESMLKTEEEGDEPAHEEAPVAMAEGEIKKVRFNPEHHIMLDEAKKIKKTVQPGEEMVFPLETKENYGMIAAQTAKQVIIQRIREAEKESIYGEYKNRQGEIISGIVQRMEAGNVFVDLGRATAMLPRDEQIRGERYRIGERTRALLFLVEETPRGINLFLSRSHPRFIAKLFEMEIPEITSGAVEIKNIAREPGSRSKIAVVSKQDGIDPVGSCVGQKGVRISTIISELGGEKIDIIEWSENPEDVIANSLSPAKIIEVKADPKTRVAEVTVDEDQLSLAIGKMGQNVRLAAKLTGWKIDIKSRAGETVAEANEEGEVTEKTKETV, encoded by the coding sequence ATGGATCTAAAAGCTTTACAAACGGCCCTGCACCAGTTGGAAACGGAAAGAGGCATACCGAAAGATAAAATCGTCCGAACAATAGAAGACGCGCTGGCGGCGGCCTATAAAAAAGACTACGGCAAAAAAGGCCAGATTATTCGGGCCGTGTTTAATCCGGAAAACGGAGAAATGTCTTTCTCCCAGATCAAATACATCGTGGATGAATCAATGCTCAAGACGGAAGAAGAGGGCGACGAACCGGCCCACGAAGAAGCGCCCGTGGCAATGGCGGAGGGCGAGATAAAGAAAGTGCGCTTCAACCCCGAGCACCACATTATGCTGGACGAGGCCAAAAAAATTAAGAAAACCGTCCAGCCGGGCGAGGAAATGGTTTTTCCCTTGGAAACGAAAGAAAACTACGGAATGATCGCTGCGCAGACCGCCAAACAGGTTATCATCCAGAGAATCCGCGAGGCGGAGAAAGAATCAATCTACGGCGAATACAAAAACCGCCAGGGAGAAATAATCAGCGGCATCGTCCAGAGAATGGAGGCCGGCAACGTCTTCGTTGACCTGGGCAGGGCCACAGCCATGCTCCCCCGCGATGAGCAGATCCGGGGCGAGAGATATAGGATAGGAGAAAGAACAAGGGCATTGCTTTTCCTGGTGGAAGAAACGCCAAGAGGCATAAACCTTTTCCTTTCCCGCTCGCACCCGAGGTTTATCGCCAAACTTTTTGAGATGGAAATACCGGAAATAACTTCCGGCGCGGTGGAGATAAAAAACATCGCCCGCGAACCGGGTTCCCGCTCCAAGATAGCGGTGGTTTCCAAACAGGACGGCATTGACCCCGTCGGCTCCTGCGTCGGCCAAAAAGGCGTAAGGATCAGCACCATCATCTCCGAACTGGGCGGCGAAAAAATAGACATCATAGAATGGTCCGAGAATCCGGAAGACGTCATTGCCAATTCCCTTTCTCCGGCCAAGATAATAGAAGTCAAGGCCGACCCGAAAACAAGGGTGGCCGAGGTGACGGTGGACGAGGACCAGCTTTCCTTGGCCATCGGCAAGATGGGCCAAAACGTGAGGCTGGCGGCCAAACTGACCGGCTGGAAAATAGACATCAAGTCCCGCGCGGGCGAAACAGTGGCGGAAGCGAACGAGGAAGGAGAAGTGACGGAGAAAACAAAAGAAACTGTGTAA
- a CDS encoding phosphoglycerate kinase gives MTLPSIKNIDFRGKRVLLRADFNVLFGDGRIEDLYRIKKTVPTIELLKNAGAKTIILSHLSPGKGKTIKPVCEYLNEKYFKNEPVKFIEHSDIASVKQKIADMEDGQVVLLENLRLHEGEEKNDDVFARELASLGDIFVNDAFSVAHRRHASVVGLPKYLPSFVGLLFEGELSGFDSAFHPDHPFLLILGGIKAETKIGVVDKFLNIADKIFIGGALANNFFKAKGEDIDGSSYNEKVSVEKYLGNAKIILPEDVRKKDGVILDVGPKSAERLEGLIKEARFILWNGPLGSMEEPSFEEGTKIIAMAIANSGARTIVGGGDTVAILNELKIMDKFSFVSTAGGAMLEFLAHGTLPGIEALFKSGI, from the coding sequence ATGACGCTACCGAGCATTAAAAATATTGATTTTAGAGGTAAAAGAGTGCTTTTGCGCGCGGACTTCAACGTGCTTTTTGGGGATGGCCGCATTGAAGATTTGTACCGGATAAAGAAAACCGTGCCGACGATAGAACTGCTCAAAAACGCCGGCGCCAAAACGATAATCTTGAGCCACCTGAGCCCGGGCAAGGGGAAAACCATCAAACCGGTCTGCGAATATCTGAACGAAAAATATTTTAAAAACGAACCGGTAAAGTTTATTGAACATTCGGACATTGCCTCGGTAAAGCAAAAAATCGCCGATATGGAAGACGGCCAAGTTGTGTTGCTGGAAAACTTACGCTTGCACGAAGGGGAGGAAAAAAACGACGACGTTTTCGCCAGAGAACTCGCCTCGCTGGGAGACATTTTCGTCAACGACGCTTTCAGCGTGGCGCACCGCCGGCACGCTTCGGTGGTCGGTCTGCCCAAATATCTGCCGTCTTTTGTCGGCCTGCTTTTTGAAGGGGAATTGAGCGGGTTTGATTCCGCTTTCCACCCTGACCACCCGTTCCTTCTCATTCTGGGAGGCATCAAGGCGGAAACGAAAATCGGCGTGGTGGACAAGTTTTTAAACATCGCCGACAAAATTTTTATCGGCGGAGCGCTGGCCAATAACTTCTTCAAAGCCAAAGGCGAAGACATTGACGGCTCTTCTTATAATGAAAAAGTTTCCGTGGAAAAATATCTGGGGAACGCGAAAATAATTCTGCCCGAGGATGTCAGAAAAAAAGACGGCGTGATTTTGGATGTAGGGCCGAAGTCGGCCGAACGGCTGGAGGGTTTGATAAAAGAAGCCCGCTTCATACTCTGGAACGGGCCGCTGGGCAGCATGGAAGAACCGAGCTTTGAGGAAGGGACGAAAATTATCGCCATGGCAATTGCTAACTCCGGCGCCAGAACGATAGTGGGCGGGGGCGACACTGTTGCAATCTTGAACGAGCTTAAAATTATGGACAAATTTTCTTTCGTTTCCACCGCCGGCGGCGCCATGCTGGAATTCTTGGCGCATGGCACGTTGCCGGGAATAGAAGCGCTATTTAAAAGCGGAATTTAA